One window of the Klebsiella sp. WP3-W18-ESBL-02 genome contains the following:
- the tynA gene encoding primary-amine oxidase: protein MSKALIRSNRKTALALAIALCCVGPATAFAHGGEAHMVPMDKTLQEFGADVQWDDYAQMYTLIKDGAFVKVKPGAKTAIVNGKTLTLQVPVVMKKGKAWVSETFINDVFQSGLDQTFQVEKVPHPLNSLSSAEIGEAVTIVKAAPEFQPNTRFTEISLHEPDKKAVWEFALKGTPVNAPRTADVVMLDGKHVIEAVVDLQNKKILSWTPIKDAHGMVLIDDFVSVQNIINASTEFADVLKKHGIKDTTKVITTPLTVGYFDGKDGLKQDARLLKVVSYLDTGDGNYWAHPIENLVAVVDLEQKKIIKIEEGPVIPVPMESRPFDGRDRVAKTVKPLEIIEPEGKNYTITGDMVHWQNWDFHLRLNSRVGPILSTVTYNDNGKKRQVMYEGSLGGMIVPYGDPDVGWYFKAYLDSGDYGMGTLTSPIARGKDAPNNAVLLDETIADYTGTPTTIPRAVAIFERYAGPEYKHQEMGQPNVSTERRELVVRWISTVGNYDYIFDWVFHENGTIGIDAGATGIEAVKGVKAKTMHDPSAKDDTRYGTLIDHNIVGTTHQHIYNFRLDLDVDGENNSLVAMDPEVKPNTSGGPRTSTMQVNQYTIESEQKAAQKFDPGTIRLLSNTTKENRMGNPISYQIIPYAGGTHPAATGAKFAPDEWIYHRLSFMDKQLWVTRYHQDERYPEGKYPNRSVHDTGLGQYAKDDESLSNQDDVVWITTGTTHVARAEEWPIMPTEWAHALLKPWNFFDETPTLGEKKK from the coding sequence ATGTCTAAAGCTTTGATTCGATCTAACCGAAAAACAGCGCTCGCGCTGGCTATCGCCCTGTGTTGCGTCGGGCCCGCCACGGCTTTCGCCCACGGCGGCGAAGCGCACATGGTGCCAATGGACAAAACGCTGCAGGAATTTGGCGCCGACGTGCAGTGGGACGACTATGCGCAGATGTATACCCTGATTAAAGACGGGGCGTTCGTGAAGGTCAAACCGGGCGCCAAAACTGCCATCGTCAACGGGAAAACGCTGACCTTGCAGGTACCGGTGGTGATGAAAAAAGGCAAAGCCTGGGTGTCAGAGACCTTTATTAACGACGTTTTCCAGTCTGGCCTCGATCAAACCTTCCAGGTCGAAAAAGTCCCACACCCGCTGAACTCGCTGTCATCCGCTGAGATTGGCGAAGCGGTCACTATCGTCAAAGCCGCGCCGGAATTCCAGCCAAATACCCGCTTCACCGAAATTTCTCTGCATGAACCGGATAAAAAAGCCGTATGGGAATTTGCCCTGAAAGGCACGCCGGTAAATGCACCGCGCACCGCCGATGTGGTGATGCTTGACGGTAAGCACGTGATTGAAGCGGTGGTCGATCTGCAAAATAAAAAGATCCTCTCCTGGACGCCTATCAAAGATGCCCACGGGATGGTGCTGATTGACGATTTCGTCAGCGTGCAGAACATCATAAACGCCAGCACCGAGTTTGCTGACGTACTGAAAAAACACGGTATTAAAGACACCACCAAAGTCATCACCACGCCGCTGACCGTCGGTTATTTCGACGGGAAAGACGGCCTTAAGCAGGACGCGCGACTGCTGAAAGTGGTGAGCTATCTCGATACCGGCGACGGCAACTACTGGGCGCACCCGATTGAAAACCTGGTGGCGGTGGTTGACCTTGAGCAGAAGAAAATCATCAAGATTGAAGAAGGCCCGGTGATCCCGGTGCCGATGGAATCTCGCCCGTTTGATGGCCGCGATAGGGTGGCAAAAACGGTGAAACCGCTGGAAATTATCGAGCCGGAAGGCAAAAACTACACCATCACCGGCGATATGGTCCACTGGCAGAACTGGGACTTCCACCTGCGGTTGAATTCCCGCGTCGGCCCGATTCTCTCCACCGTGACCTATAACGACAACGGCAAAAAACGCCAGGTGATGTACGAAGGGTCGCTCGGCGGGATGATTGTCCCATACGGTGACCCGGACGTTGGCTGGTACTTCAAAGCCTACCTGGATTCCGGCGATTACGGCATGGGCACCCTGACCTCGCCTATCGCTCGCGGCAAAGACGCGCCAAACAACGCCGTCCTGCTGGATGAAACCATTGCTGATTACACCGGCACGCCAACGACGATCCCTCGTGCGGTGGCGATTTTCGAACGCTATGCCGGGCCAGAGTATAAGCACCAGGAGATGGGTCAGCCGAACGTCAGCACCGAACGCCGTGAGCTGGTGGTGCGTTGGATCAGTACCGTAGGTAACTACGACTACATCTTCGACTGGGTATTCCACGAAAACGGCACCATCGGCATCGATGCTGGCGCAACCGGCATTGAAGCGGTAAAAGGCGTGAAGGCGAAAACCATGCACGACCCAAGTGCCAAAGATGACACCCGTTACGGGACGCTGATCGACCATAATATCGTCGGCACCACTCACCAGCATATTTACAACTTCCGCCTCGATCTCGACGTGGACGGCGAAAACAACAGCCTGGTGGCGATGGACCCGGAAGTGAAGCCGAACACCAGCGGCGGCCCGCGTACCAGCACGATGCAGGTGAATCAGTACACCATCGAGTCTGAGCAAAAAGCGGCGCAGAAATTCGACCCGGGCACCATTCGTCTGCTGAGCAACACCACCAAAGAGAACCGGATGGGGAATCCGATTTCGTATCAGATTATCCCTTACGCGGGCGGCACTCACCCGGCAGCGACCGGCGCCAAGTTCGCCCCTGATGAGTGGATTTACCATCGCCTGAGCTTTATGGATAAGCAGCTGTGGGTGACCCGCTATCATCAGGATGAACGCTATCCGGAAGGCAAGTACCCGAACCGTTCCGTACACGACACCGGGCTGGGGCAATATGCGAAAGATGACGAATCCTTGAGCAACCAGGACGACGTGGTCTGGATCACCACCGGCACTACCCACGTGGCGCGCGCCGAAGAGTGGCCGATTATGCCAACCGAGTGGGCTCATGCGCTGCTGAAGCCGTGGAACTTCTTTGACGAGACGCCGACCTTAGGCGAGAAGAAGAAGTAA
- the paaZ gene encoding phenylacetic acid degradation bifunctional protein PaaZ, whose protein sequence is MQQLASYLSGAWQTGRGRTRTIHHAITGEPLWEVTSEGLDMAQARRFAIEHGGKALQAMTFIERSAMLKAVAKHLMELKADFYAISTETGATRGDSWVDIEGGIGTLFTYASLGGRELPDDVLWPEDELIPLSKQGGFAARHVLTSKSGVAVHINAFNFPCWGMLEKLAPTWLAGMPAIVKPATATAQLTQAMVKAIVDSGLVPDGAISLICGGAGDLLDNLDSQDVVTFTGSAHTGQQLRVHPNLVAKSVPFTMEADSLNCCVLGDDITPEQPEFALFIREVVREMTTKAGQKCTAIRRIIVPQAQVKAVSEALIARLQKVVVGDPAQEGVKMGSLVNAEQRQDVQDNVNRLVEAGCEVLLGGKADLHAAGAFFPPTLLFCPQPDEISAVHAIEAFGPVATLMPYQNSEHALTLARAGEGSLAGTLVTASSELAREFILGAARAHGRIQVLNEESSAESTGHGSPLPQLVHGGPGRAGGGEELGGLRAVKHYMQRTAIQGSPTMLAAVSQQWVRGAQVTEDRIHPFRKYFEEIQPGDSLLTPRRTLTEADIVNFACLSGDHFYAHMDKIAAAESIFGERVVHGYFLISAAAGLFVDAGVGPVIANYGMENLRFIEPAKPGDTIQVRLTCKRKTVKRQRSAEEKATGVVEWAVEIFNQHQQAVALYSILTLVARQHGDFPA, encoded by the coding sequence ATGCAGCAGTTAGCCAGCTATTTATCCGGCGCCTGGCAGACCGGCCGGGGCCGCACCCGCACCATCCATCACGCCATTACCGGCGAGCCGCTTTGGGAAGTGACGAGCGAAGGGCTGGATATGGCGCAGGCGCGCCGCTTTGCCATTGAACACGGCGGCAAAGCGTTACAGGCAATGACCTTTATTGAACGCAGCGCGATGCTAAAAGCGGTAGCAAAGCATCTGATGGAACTGAAGGCCGACTTCTATGCCATATCCACCGAAACCGGCGCCACGCGCGGCGACAGCTGGGTGGATATTGAAGGCGGCATCGGCACGCTTTTCACCTATGCCAGCCTCGGCGGGCGTGAGCTGCCGGATGATGTGCTGTGGCCGGAAGATGAGCTGATTCCGTTGTCCAAACAGGGCGGCTTTGCCGCGCGCCACGTGCTGACCTCCAAATCCGGCGTTGCGGTACATATCAACGCCTTTAACTTCCCCTGCTGGGGGATGTTAGAAAAGCTGGCGCCGACCTGGCTTGCCGGCATGCCCGCGATCGTTAAACCGGCGACCGCCACCGCGCAGCTGACGCAGGCGATGGTCAAAGCCATTGTCGACAGCGGGCTGGTGCCGGACGGCGCAATAAGCCTGATCTGCGGCGGCGCGGGCGATCTGCTGGATAATCTGGATAGCCAGGACGTAGTGACCTTTACCGGCTCTGCGCATACCGGGCAGCAATTGCGCGTACATCCGAATCTGGTGGCGAAATCTGTGCCCTTTACCATGGAAGCGGATTCGCTGAACTGCTGCGTACTGGGCGACGATATCACCCCGGAGCAGCCGGAGTTTGCGCTGTTTATTCGCGAAGTGGTGCGCGAAATGACCACCAAAGCCGGGCAGAAATGTACCGCCATTCGCCGCATTATCGTGCCGCAGGCGCAGGTGAAAGCCGTCAGTGAAGCGCTGATTGCCCGCCTGCAAAAGGTGGTGGTCGGCGATCCGGCGCAGGAAGGCGTGAAGATGGGCTCGCTGGTCAACGCAGAGCAACGTCAGGATGTGCAGGACAACGTGAATCGCCTGGTGGAAGCCGGATGTGAAGTGCTGCTTGGCGGTAAGGCGGATCTCCACGCCGCTGGCGCGTTCTTCCCCCCTACGCTGCTGTTCTGCCCGCAGCCGGATGAAATCAGCGCCGTGCATGCGATTGAAGCCTTTGGCCCGGTGGCAACGCTGATGCCGTATCAGAACAGCGAACACGCCCTGACGCTGGCGCGCGCCGGTGAAGGTAGCCTGGCCGGCACGTTGGTGACGGCGAGCAGCGAACTGGCGCGAGAGTTTATCCTCGGTGCAGCCCGCGCCCACGGGCGTATTCAGGTGCTGAACGAAGAATCTTCCGCTGAGTCCACCGGCCACGGCTCACCGCTGCCACAGCTGGTCCACGGCGGCCCGGGACGTGCGGGAGGCGGCGAAGAGCTTGGCGGCCTGCGCGCGGTGAAGCACTACATGCAGCGTACCGCCATTCAGGGCAGTCCAACCATGCTGGCCGCCGTTAGCCAGCAGTGGGTGCGCGGCGCGCAGGTCACGGAAGATCGTATTCACCCGTTCCGCAAATATTTCGAAGAGATCCAACCCGGCGATAGCCTGCTGACTCCACGCCGCACGCTGACCGAAGCGGATATCGTCAATTTTGCCTGTCTGAGCGGCGATCACTTCTACGCCCATATGGACAAAATCGCCGCTGCCGAGTCTATTTTCGGCGAACGCGTGGTGCACGGCTATTTCCTGATTTCCGCCGCTGCCGGTCTGTTTGTAGACGCGGGCGTTGGCCCGGTTATCGCCAACTACGGAATGGAAAACCTGCGCTTTATCGAGCCGGCCAAACCGGGCGATACCATCCAGGTACGCCTGACCTGCAAGCGTAAAACGGTCAAACGCCAGCGCAGCGCCGAAGAGAAAGCGACCGGCGTGGTCGAATGGGCGGTAGAAATTTTCAACCAGCACCAGCAGGCGGTGGCGCTGTATTCCATTCTGACGCTGGTTGCGCGTCAGCACGGGGATTTCCCGGCGTAA
- the paaA gene encoding 1,2-phenylacetyl-CoA epoxidase subunit PaaA produces MTEEQRFDQRIAQDTAIEAQDWMPDAYRKTLIRQIGQHAHSEIVGMLPEGNWITRAPTLRRKAILLAKVQDEAGHGLYLYSAAETLGCAREDLYQKMLDGQMKYSSIFNYPTLSWADIGVIGWLVDGAAIVNQVALCRTSYGPYARAMVKICKEESFHQRQGFEACMALAAGSEEQRQMLQDAINRFWWPALMMFGPSDDNSPNSARSMAWKIKLHSNDELRQRFVDNTVPQVEILGMTVPDADLRYDEETGHYRFGEIDWQELNEVISGRGICNHERLGAKRKAWEEGAWVREAALAHAQKQQARDAA; encoded by the coding sequence GTGACAGAAGAACAACGCTTTGACCAGCGCATCGCGCAGGACACCGCCATCGAGGCGCAGGACTGGATGCCGGATGCGTACCGCAAGACGCTGATCCGCCAGATTGGTCAGCATGCGCACTCGGAAATTGTTGGCATGCTGCCGGAAGGTAACTGGATCACCCGTGCGCCAACGCTGCGCCGCAAGGCGATTCTGCTGGCGAAAGTGCAGGATGAGGCTGGCCATGGTTTGTACCTCTACAGTGCTGCTGAAACCCTCGGCTGCGCCCGCGAAGACCTGTATCAGAAAATGCTCGATGGGCAGATGAAGTACTCCTCCATCTTTAACTACCCCACGCTCAGCTGGGCGGATATTGGCGTGATCGGCTGGCTGGTCGACGGCGCAGCCATCGTCAACCAGGTGGCGCTGTGCCGTACCTCTTACGGTCCGTATGCCCGGGCGATGGTCAAAATCTGCAAAGAAGAGAGCTTCCACCAGCGTCAGGGCTTTGAAGCCTGTATGGCGCTGGCGGCGGGCAGCGAAGAACAGCGCCAGATGCTCCAGGATGCGATCAATCGTTTCTGGTGGCCCGCGCTGATGATGTTCGGGCCGAGCGACGACAACTCGCCGAACAGCGCCCGCAGTATGGCGTGGAAAATCAAACTGCATTCCAACGACGAACTGCGCCAGCGCTTTGTGGATAACACCGTTCCGCAGGTTGAGATCCTCGGCATGACCGTACCGGATGCCGATCTGCGCTACGACGAAGAAACCGGTCACTACCGTTTCGGCGAGATTGACTGGCAGGAATTGAATGAGGTCATCAGCGGCCGTGGTATTTGCAACCACGAACGTCTGGGCGCCAAGCGCAAGGCCTGGGAAGAGGGGGCATGGGTGCGCGAAGCTGCGCTGGCGCATGCCCAAAAACAACAGGCCCGCGATGCGGCGTAA
- the paaB gene encoding 1,2-phenylacetyl-CoA epoxidase subunit PaaB, giving the protein MSKTYWPLYEVFVRSKQGLSHRHVGSLHAADDQMALENARDAYTRRSEGCSIWVVKASEIVASQPEDRGEFFDPAESKVYRHPTFYTVPDGMEHM; this is encoded by the coding sequence ATGAGCAAAACATACTGGCCGTTATACGAAGTGTTTGTCCGCAGCAAGCAGGGTCTGTCGCATCGTCACGTGGGCAGCCTGCATGCCGCCGATGACCAGATGGCGCTGGAGAACGCCCGCGATGCGTATACCCGCCGCAGCGAAGGCTGCTCTATTTGGGTCGTGAAGGCGAGTGAAATTGTTGCCTCGCAGCCGGAGGATCGCGGTGAATTCTTCGACCCGGCAGAAAGCAAAGTCTACCGCCACCCGACGTTCTACACCGTGCCGGACGGCATGGAACATATGTGA
- the paaC gene encoding 1,2-phenylacetyl-CoA epoxidase subunit PaaC: protein MTTLNPVATYALRLGDNGLILAQRLGAWCGHAPELEIDLALANIGLDLLGQARNFLSYAAELNGNGDEDTLAFGRDERQFSNLLLVEQPNGNFADTIARQFFIDVWHVALFSRLVYSRDAQLAAIAAKGLKEVRYHQRFSRGWLERLGNGTALSTQRMQQAVDNLWRYTGELFVADALEIDLSEQGIAVDPRTLQAEWQATVHTALLDSGLQIPQEAAFRSGGKQGLHSEHLGPMLAEMQYLQRSYPGQQW, encoded by the coding sequence ATGACGACTCTCAATCCCGTTGCAACCTATGCCCTGCGTCTGGGCGATAACGGCCTGATCCTGGCACAGCGTTTAGGCGCATGGTGCGGCCACGCACCGGAGCTGGAAATCGACCTGGCGCTGGCCAATATCGGTCTCGATCTGTTGGGACAGGCGCGCAATTTTCTCAGCTACGCCGCCGAACTGAACGGTAACGGCGACGAAGACACGCTGGCCTTCGGCCGCGATGAACGCCAGTTCAGCAATCTGCTGCTGGTTGAACAGCCGAACGGCAACTTTGCCGACACCATTGCCCGCCAGTTCTTTATCGACGTCTGGCACGTGGCGCTGTTCAGCCGTCTGGTCTATAGCCGCGACGCGCAGCTCGCCGCCATTGCGGCCAAAGGATTGAAAGAGGTGCGTTATCACCAGCGCTTCAGCCGCGGCTGGCTGGAACGTCTGGGTAACGGCACCGCGCTCTCGACGCAGCGTATGCAGCAGGCGGTCGATAACCTGTGGCGCTATACCGGTGAACTGTTCGTTGCCGATGCGCTGGAAATTGACCTGAGCGAGCAGGGGATCGCCGTCGATCCGCGCACGCTCCAGGCGGAATGGCAGGCAACGGTCCACACCGCGCTGCTTGATTCCGGCCTGCAAATTCCCCAGGAGGCGGCGTTCCGCAGCGGCGGTAAGCAGGGGCTGCACAGTGAGCATCTCGGTCCGATGCTGGCAGAGATGCAGTATTTACAGCGTTCGTACCCTGGACAGCAGTGGTAA
- the paaD gene encoding 1,2-phenylacetyl-CoA epoxidase subunit PaaD translates to MQRLADIAPAEVRTVWGLLSAIPDPEVPVLTITDLGMVRRVERLGDGWVIGFTPTYSGCPATEHLLGEIRTVMTTHGYTPVHIVLQLDPPWTTDWMSPDARERLRQYGISPPQAHACHAGEMLKDVACPRCGSTHSSLISEFGSTACKALYRCDSCREPFDYFKCI, encoded by the coding sequence ATGCAACGTCTTGCCGATATCGCGCCCGCCGAAGTGCGCACCGTGTGGGGACTGTTAAGCGCGATCCCCGACCCGGAAGTGCCGGTGCTGACCATTACCGATTTGGGGATGGTACGCCGGGTTGAACGCCTCGGCGACGGCTGGGTGATTGGCTTTACGCCAACCTACTCGGGCTGCCCGGCTACCGAGCACCTGTTGGGTGAGATTCGTACGGTGATGACCACGCATGGCTACACGCCGGTACATATTGTGCTACAGCTCGATCCGCCATGGACCACCGACTGGATGAGCCCGGATGCCCGCGAACGCCTGCGCCAGTACGGTATCAGCCCGCCGCAGGCCCATGCCTGCCACGCCGGCGAGATGCTGAAAGACGTGGCTTGCCCGCGCTGCGGCAGCACCCACAGCTCGCTGATTAGTGAATTCGGTTCCACGGCCTGTAAAGCGCTGTATCGCTGCGACAGCTGCCGTGAACCCTTTGATTACTTTAAATGTATTTGA